A section of the Leptospira terpstrae serovar Hualin str. LT 11-33 = ATCC 700639 genome encodes:
- a CDS encoding DUF4401 domain-containing protein, translating to MKSVWYIELLSFFGSLLAGGFFLLFLAVLGLLNYEYLDLFLGLLIIILVSILTFVPNEDKKESSRPVLFSFLNQGFVLFLFGVYKVFKPEDTSFLWTIVSFQLVFFLFFSNPIQRFLSPILVFVFSGVLLFEYKILLFTPLLTTVCLSLLYFYTLPKRLPEKFESLPYSLSVSLLCLAGFSFFPEFKQTPEISEIQSIIIFIAGCVLFYTELDTKTNSLTIVSVILFFGLIFFPTLETPGIMASFFLLLIAFARGYHFLSYLAWCFLILFYFGFYYDLDTSLLEKSKMMLTSSLLFFVTYVCLRFSPLGKKR from the coding sequence ATGAAATCCGTTTGGTATATAGAACTCTTAAGTTTTTTTGGATCACTCCTTGCTGGAGGATTTTTTTTACTCTTTTTGGCTGTACTTGGACTCTTAAATTATGAATATTTAGATTTATTTTTAGGTCTTCTCATCATAATCTTAGTATCTATCCTTACCTTTGTTCCCAATGAAGATAAAAAAGAAAGTTCTAGGCCTGTCCTCTTTTCCTTCCTAAACCAAGGATTTGTTTTATTTCTTTTCGGAGTATATAAAGTTTTTAAGCCGGAAGATACATCGTTTCTCTGGACCATCGTTAGTTTTCAGTTGGTTTTCTTTTTATTCTTTTCCAACCCCATCCAGAGATTTTTATCACCCATTTTGGTCTTTGTATTTTCGGGAGTTTTACTTTTTGAATACAAAATTTTACTATTCACTCCTTTACTAACAACAGTTTGTTTGTCTTTATTGTATTTTTATACTCTACCTAAAAGATTACCAGAAAAATTTGAAAGTCTTCCCTATTCTCTTAGTGTTTCGCTTTTGTGTTTGGCTGGGTTTTCTTTTTTCCCAGAATTCAAACAGACGCCAGAAATTTCGGAAATCCAATCCATAATCATCTTTATTGCCGGCTGTGTTCTCTTTTATACGGAATTAGATACAAAAACAAATTCCCTTACCATTGTATCTGTGATTCTTTTTTTTGGACTTATTTTTTTTCCGACTCTGGAAACACCCGGAATCATGGCATCTTTTTTTCTCCTCCTCATTGCCTTTGCAAGGGGTTACCATTTCCTATCTTATTTAGCATGGTGTTTTTTAATTCTATTTTATTTTGGTTTTTATTACGACTTAGACACTTCTCTCCTAGAAAAATCTAAGATGATGTTAACTTCCTCCTTACTCTTTTTTGTAACTTATGTTTGTCTTCGATTCTCTCCCCTGGGTAAAAAAAGATGA
- a CDS encoding DUF2157 domain-containing protein — MVKKSLEDWVQFFEDSLLWIGTALFLFGIFFLVAFNWNLLDRFSKLGLVCFLILLSYALTILFRKKKFYFEIGLTLIFFLTGSALLVFGQIYQTGADVYDLFLGWSVLSLLLLPVSRRGVVVALWMVLSSATVYLYTEQVSTNHSNFIIFAITSFVFGGIIIVFDWYQIDRYSPKIKSFLSGLGLFLSLGFLLLANLNLFRNHKEIESGHSYLFCQILLPLVLYSVFYSYYRWFRFRLMNLSFILLFGLSQVILKSSDIFQIWAYSSGVSFLQFGLFIIGYTIWAVSHLQNLRKPKSIEEGY, encoded by the coding sequence ATGGTAAAAAAAAGTTTAGAGGATTGGGTTCAGTTTTTTGAAGACTCTTTACTTTGGATTGGAACTGCACTCTTTCTTTTTGGAATTTTTTTCCTTGTTGCTTTCAATTGGAACTTACTCGATCGATTTTCAAAACTAGGACTCGTTTGTTTTTTAATCCTGCTTTCGTATGCGTTAACCATTCTATTCCGAAAAAAAAAATTTTATTTTGAAATTGGTCTTACCCTTATTTTTTTTCTCACTGGGTCGGCTCTTCTTGTGTTTGGACAGATATACCAAACAGGAGCCGATGTGTATGATCTATTTTTAGGTTGGTCCGTTTTATCTCTCTTGTTACTTCCAGTTTCTCGAAGAGGAGTGGTGGTCGCCCTATGGATGGTTCTTAGTTCCGCTACAGTTTATTTGTACACAGAGCAGGTTTCAACAAATCATTCAAATTTTATCATATTTGCAATCACCTCATTTGTCTTTGGTGGAATTATAATCGTTTTTGATTGGTACCAAATCGATCGATATTCTCCGAAAATTAAATCGTTTCTTTCTGGTCTTGGGCTTTTCCTGTCTTTAGGTTTTCTTCTTTTAGCAAACTTAAATTTGTTTAGAAATCATAAGGAAATAGAATCTGGCCATTCTTATTTATTTTGTCAAATTTTACTACCTCTCGTTCTTTATAGCGTTTTCTATTCCTATTATCGATGGTTTCGATTTCGATTGATGAACCTAAGTTTTATTTTACTTTTTGGTCTCAGTCAAGTGATCCTAAAATCCTCTGACATCTTTCAAATTTGGGCTTATAGTTCAGGAGTTAGTTTTCTACAGTTTGGACTATTCATCATAGGTTATACAATTTGGGCGGTTTCGCATTTACAAAACCTACGAAAGCCAAAATCCATCGAAGAAGGATACTAA
- the tpiA gene encoding triose-phosphate isomerase — protein MRKKIIAGNWKMNLTLAEAVAIAQGLVSASQTSAHEVMIFPSALHLESVASIAKGSKLIVGAQNAYQSGLTAMTGEISPVQLAELGITTVLVGHSERRQFLGETSEFDQAKISYFLKAGLRVVYCVGETWAEREKGNTFSVLEDQIRKGLKDITSDLFANLVIAYEPVWAIGTGKVATPVEAEEAHAFIRKEIGNLFVGASAISEKIQILYGGSVKPDNIKDLLTKPNIDGGLVGGASQKLESFLGLLK, from the coding sequence ATGAGAAAGAAAATCATTGCAGGGAATTGGAAAATGAACCTCACTTTGGCAGAGGCAGTGGCCATCGCCCAGGGACTGGTTTCTGCAAGCCAAACTTCAGCTCACGAAGTGATGATTTTCCCAAGTGCTCTTCACTTGGAATCCGTTGCGTCAATCGCCAAAGGATCTAAACTCATTGTGGGAGCGCAAAACGCTTACCAATCTGGACTCACAGCGATGACGGGAGAAATCTCTCCCGTGCAACTTGCAGAGCTGGGAATCACAACAGTTCTTGTGGGTCACTCCGAAAGACGCCAATTCCTCGGCGAAACTTCAGAGTTTGATCAGGCAAAAATTTCCTACTTTTTAAAAGCAGGACTTCGAGTGGTTTACTGCGTGGGGGAAACCTGGGCAGAACGTGAAAAAGGAAATACATTCTCTGTCTTAGAAGACCAAATCAGAAAGGGACTCAAAGACATTACGAGTGATCTATTTGCCAACCTGGTAATCGCTTATGAACCAGTTTGGGCCATAGGAACAGGTAAGGTAGCAACTCCCGTAGAAGCGGAAGAAGCCCATGCCTTTATCCGCAAGGAAATTGGAAATTTATTTGTAGGTGCCAGTGCGATCTCTGAGAAAATTCAAATTCTCTACGGTGGTTCGGTAAAACCGGATAATATCAAAGATCTACTCACCAAACCAAACATAGACGGTGGCCTCGTGGGAGGAGCCAGTCAAAAATTAGAATCATTTTTAGGACTTTTGAAATAA
- a CDS encoding phosphoglycerate kinase encodes MKLPLLEEQNLKGKRVFVRVDFNVPVENGKATDKTRIEKTLPTLELLISKGAKLVLGSHLGRPKGGPEAKYSMKPVFDVLTTLVKTKVSFSESVIGSSVVKLTNELGEGEILLLENLRFHKEEEENEAGFCKELAKLADVYVNDAFGTAHRAHASTEGVAHLLPAFAGLLMRKEIEVLSGLLVKPERPFVAIVGGSKVSSKFAILKNLLEKVDHLLIGGGMAYTFLKSRAVPVGKSLVEPEFESQAFQLIDRAGIQGVDLQIPVDHIIADAFDPNAKTKSVDKMGILDGWMGMDIGPKTIDNYVKAIKEAKTILWNGPMGVFEMDKFSKGTIEIAKAISKSKAKTVVGGGDSIAAVNKAGVADKITHISTGGGASLEFLEGRALPGVECLLPKEGK; translated from the coding sequence ATGAAATTACCTCTTCTTGAAGAACAAAATCTAAAAGGAAAACGAGTCTTTGTTCGTGTGGACTTCAATGTCCCCGTGGAAAATGGGAAAGCAACGGACAAAACTCGGATTGAAAAAACCCTACCCACTTTGGAACTTCTGATTTCCAAAGGAGCGAAACTCGTTCTAGGAAGCCACTTAGGTCGCCCAAAAGGTGGACCTGAGGCCAAATACTCCATGAAACCGGTGTTTGATGTTCTTACGACACTTGTCAAAACGAAAGTCAGTTTTTCGGAATCTGTGATTGGCTCGAGTGTGGTGAAATTGACGAATGAACTGGGGGAAGGAGAAATCTTACTTTTAGAAAACCTTCGTTTCCACAAAGAAGAAGAGGAAAATGAGGCCGGATTCTGCAAAGAGCTGGCCAAACTAGCTGATGTTTATGTGAACGATGCCTTTGGAACGGCTCACCGTGCCCATGCCTCCACAGAAGGTGTGGCACACCTACTTCCCGCATTTGCAGGACTTTTGATGCGGAAAGAAATTGAAGTCTTAAGTGGACTTCTGGTAAAACCAGAACGCCCTTTTGTGGCAATCGTTGGTGGTTCCAAAGTCAGTTCCAAATTTGCAATTTTAAAAAACCTTCTCGAGAAAGTAGACCACCTTCTCATTGGGGGAGGAATGGCCTATACCTTCCTCAAATCCAGAGCAGTTCCCGTAGGAAAATCTCTAGTAGAACCTGAGTTTGAATCCCAAGCCTTTCAACTGATTGACCGCGCCGGAATCCAAGGTGTTGACCTGCAAATTCCCGTAGACCATATCATTGCGGATGCCTTTGATCCCAATGCCAAAACCAAGTCCGTAGATAAAATGGGAATTTTAGACGGATGGATGGGAATGGACATCGGGCCGAAAACCATTGATAACTATGTAAAGGCAATCAAAGAAGCCAAGACCATTCTCTGGAATGGCCCCATGGGTGTATTTGAAATGGATAAATTCTCCAAAGGAACCATAGAAATTGCCAAAGCCATCAGTAAATCCAAAGCCAAAACGGTTGTGGGTGGTGGGGATTCCATTGCTGCTGTGAACAAAGCGGGAGTCGCCGATAAAATCACACATATTTCTACAGGTGGTGGTGCTTCCCTAGAATTTTTAGAAGGACGTGCTCTTCCGGGTGTGGAATGTTTACTCCCTAAGGAAGGAAAATAA
- the lepB gene encoding signal peptidase I encodes MSKSKNKVPFKTRLYAFFVPLFVGLISAILVKYYIITPVHIPNQFMEPTLKNGSTAYFNRLFRSKNLGIGDVVLVRSPLDPQSVLIARIVGKPGDSIYVQKRMVFRNGTLLDPTSFPESASNDIPLIPQGKTESDDMPKLTVPEKSFFLLADNRELGVDSRTLGVIQESQVIATLW; translated from the coding sequence ATGTCTAAATCAAAAAACAAAGTTCCCTTCAAAACCAGATTATACGCATTTTTTGTTCCGCTATTTGTAGGACTAATATCAGCCATTTTGGTCAAATACTATATCATTACTCCTGTTCACATTCCAAACCAGTTTATGGAACCCACATTAAAAAATGGATCCACCGCCTACTTCAACCGTTTGTTTCGATCCAAAAACTTAGGAATTGGTGATGTTGTATTGGTTCGTTCTCCGCTCGATCCCCAGTCCGTATTGATTGCAAGGATAGTAGGGAAACCAGGAGACAGTATTTATGTGCAAAAGCGTATGGTCTTTCGCAATGGTACCCTTCTCGACCCCACAAGTTTTCCTGAATCTGCTTCAAATGACATTCCCCTTATTCCCCAGGGGAAAACAGAATCAGATGATATGCCAAAACTTACGGTTCCAGAAAAATCGTTTTTTTTGTTAGCTGACAACAGAGAACTCGGAGTAGATTCAAGAACCTTAGGTGTGATCCAAGAAAGCCAAGTAATAGCGACCTTATGGTAA
- the gap gene encoding type I glyceraldehyde-3-phosphate dehydrogenase, translating into MVKIAINGFGRIGRLVLRSGIKDPNLEFVAINDLVTPDNLSYLFKYDSTHGRFDGEVSHTDNEIIIDGKKVKTFSERDPEKLPWKELGVDFVIESTGLFTDRVGAEKHIKAGAKKVVISAPAKDKDIPTFVMGVNHEKYDSAKDNVVSNASCTTNCLAPITKVVLDNFGIVEGLMTTIHAMTATQPTVDGPSKKDFRGGRGAAQNIIPASTGAAKAVGLCIPEVNGKLTGMSFRVPTPDVSVVDLTVRTEKPTSLAEIKKKMKEASEGSMKGILGYTEDMVVSNDFLGDIRSSIFDADACIELSSTFFKLVSWYDNEMGYSNRVLDLVRYMAKKG; encoded by the coding sequence ATGGTAAAAATCGCAATCAATGGTTTTGGTCGCATCGGACGACTGGTGCTTCGTTCCGGAATCAAAGATCCCAATTTAGAATTCGTTGCAATCAACGATCTAGTTACACCGGACAACCTTTCTTATTTATTCAAATATGACTCTACTCATGGTCGTTTTGACGGTGAAGTATCTCACACAGACAATGAAATCATTATCGATGGCAAAAAAGTAAAAACTTTCTCAGAAAGAGACCCAGAAAAACTTCCGTGGAAAGAACTCGGAGTGGACTTTGTGATTGAATCTACTGGTCTTTTTACTGACCGTGTGGGTGCTGAAAAACACATCAAAGCGGGTGCAAAAAAAGTGGTCATCTCCGCTCCTGCCAAAGACAAAGACATCCCTACTTTTGTAATGGGTGTGAATCATGAAAAATATGATTCTGCAAAAGACAACGTAGTCTCTAACGCTTCTTGTACAACAAACTGCCTGGCACCGATCACTAAAGTGGTTCTTGACAACTTTGGAATCGTAGAAGGACTCATGACGACCATCCATGCGATGACAGCCACCCAACCCACTGTTGACGGACCTTCTAAAAAAGACTTCCGTGGTGGACGCGGTGCCGCACAAAACATCATCCCGGCATCTACGGGAGCTGCCAAAGCAGTAGGACTTTGTATTCCTGAAGTGAACGGAAAACTGACTGGTATGAGTTTCCGAGTTCCGACTCCAGACGTGTCTGTTGTGGACTTAACAGTACGCACAGAAAAGCCAACAAGCCTTGCCGAAATCAAAAAGAAAATGAAAGAAGCCAGTGAAGGTTCCATGAAAGGAATCCTTGGTTACACAGAAGATATGGTAGTTTCTAACGACTTCCTTGGAGACATTCGTTCTTCTATCTTTGACGCGGATGCTTGTATTGAACTTAGCTCCACCTTTTTCAAGTTAGTATCTTGGTATGACAATGAAATGGGATACTCGAACCGAGTGCTCGACCTCGTACGTTACATGGCAAAAAAAGGCTAA
- the secG gene encoding preprotein translocase subunit SecG yields MGFFAGTILTLFILLSLFLILLVMIQTGKGGSAGMLGGSTASQSVFGASTADVMTKTTRVAAILFIVLSLALSFVFAKKDEVLVPDVEPSLEAPVETDGTPSEVPAPTTP; encoded by the coding sequence ATGGGATTTTTTGCAGGAACCATCCTCACACTTTTTATTCTACTTTCACTCTTTCTTATCCTTCTCGTCATGATCCAAACAGGAAAAGGCGGAAGTGCAGGAATGTTAGGTGGGTCTACCGCGAGCCAATCGGTATTCGGTGCCTCCACTGCTGATGTGATGACAAAAACAACAAGAGTCGCAGCGATTCTATTCATCGTTCTTTCTTTGGCTCTTTCTTTTGTTTTTGCTAAAAAAGACGAAGTTTTGGTTCCTGATGTGGAACCTAGTTTAGAAGCTCCGGTAGAAACTGATGGAACACCTTCCGAAGTACCGGCTCCTACTACTCCTTAG
- a CDS encoding GAF domain-containing sensor histidine kinase, whose product MNQSQVGFPSNRAYQMIKKDIKGELNRARVEQKILAQVSSHPAVRSGEILTLSSFITASVAELLEIERVGVWLFNERKDELHNVDTYFLSKEKHESGAILKEIEFREEFKYLVTEKYVDASDPYTDPRTRGFIEFYLKPNNITSMLDGVIRMGEELIGTVCFEHVGKSHIWTEDEIIFSSQLGDQIALTISNLRKNIIYEELRAREKELKELNESLERQVEERTRKLQSSNDELEVAIDRLKKTQTQLILSEKMASLGQLVAGIAHEINNPIAAIHASTHTLKEALFESDLSLFQKELRGVIPSIQKQKLFLNCLEVLKSRVELVTGKERIRRRKEIEGWLIAKKIPKAFSNHLIDSGFDLNVLEEFEILFQDSDVFSVVSLLAEEITVYQSLSIIQLAVERASKMTFALKNFSRFETSTCAVKLNLLENIETVITLYQNQFKKNVTLIREYESLPIIEGYPEELLHVWTNLIYNGLQAMLFQGVLTIRTESLDSMVRVTVEDNGPGISEEVKDRIFEPFFTTKPSGEGSGLGLDICRKIVERHNGKIHFESEPGKTKFFVYLPH is encoded by the coding sequence GTGAATCAATCCCAGGTGGGTTTTCCGTCCAATAGGGCATACCAGATGATCAAAAAAGATATAAAAGGCGAGCTAAACCGAGCAAGGGTAGAACAAAAGATTCTGGCCCAGGTGTCCTCACATCCAGCGGTTCGCTCGGGAGAGATTCTAACTCTTTCCTCTTTCATTACTGCCTCTGTAGCAGAACTTCTAGAAATCGAAAGAGTAGGTGTCTGGTTATTTAATGAAAGAAAAGACGAACTTCATAATGTTGATACTTATTTTTTATCTAAGGAAAAACACGAATCTGGCGCCATTTTGAAGGAAATTGAATTTAGAGAAGAATTTAAATATTTAGTTACAGAAAAATATGTCGATGCCAGTGATCCCTATACGGATCCAAGGACCAGAGGATTTATTGAATTCTATTTAAAACCAAATAACATTACTTCCATGTTAGACGGTGTAATTCGTATGGGAGAGGAACTCATCGGAACAGTTTGTTTCGAACATGTGGGGAAATCGCATATTTGGACAGAAGATGAAATTATTTTTTCTAGCCAATTGGGTGATCAAATTGCACTGACTATCAGTAACTTAAGAAAAAATATAATCTATGAAGAATTAAGAGCTCGAGAAAAAGAACTAAAAGAACTGAATGAAAGTTTAGAGAGACAAGTAGAGGAAAGAACAAGGAAATTACAAAGTTCAAATGATGAATTGGAAGTTGCAATTGATAGATTAAAAAAAACTCAAACTCAATTAATTTTATCTGAAAAAATGGCAAGTCTTGGGCAATTAGTTGCAGGTATTGCTCATGAAATCAATAACCCCATTGCTGCCATTCATGCTTCGACACATACTTTAAAAGAGGCACTTTTCGAATCGGATTTGTCATTGTTTCAAAAGGAACTTCGGGGAGTCATTCCTTCGATTCAGAAACAAAAATTATTCCTCAATTGTTTGGAAGTTTTGAAATCTAGGGTAGAACTGGTAACTGGAAAAGAGAGGATTCGTCGACGTAAAGAAATTGAAGGATGGCTTATTGCAAAAAAAATACCAAAAGCTTTTTCAAATCACTTAATTGATTCTGGTTTTGATTTGAATGTATTGGAAGAATTTGAAATCTTGTTTCAGGATTCTGATGTATTTTCCGTTGTATCTTTGTTAGCTGAGGAGATAACTGTTTATCAGTCATTAAGTATTATTCAATTGGCCGTAGAACGAGCGAGTAAAATGACTTTTGCATTAAAAAATTTCTCACGTTTTGAAACTTCCACATGTGCAGTTAAATTGAATTTGTTGGAAAACATTGAAACTGTAATCACTTTATACCAAAACCAATTCAAAAAGAATGTTACTTTGATCCGTGAATACGAATCTCTCCCCATAATAGAAGGTTATCCAGAAGAGTTATTGCATGTATGGACTAACCTAATCTATAACGGACTACAAGCTATGCTTTTTCAAGGAGTGTTAACGATTCGAACTGAATCATTGGATTCAATGGTTCGGGTTACAGTCGAAGACAATGGGCCTGGAATTTCCGAGGAAGTGAAGGATCGAATTTTTGAACCTTTTTTCACAACCAAACCATCTGGAGAAGGAAGTGGTTTGGGACTAGATATTTGTAGAAAAATCGTGGAACGACATAATGGAAAAATTCATTTTGAATCCGAACCGGGAAAAACAAAGTTTTTTGTTTATTTGCCGCATTAG
- a CDS encoding GDYXXLXY domain-containing protein: MKEKTTLILLVNLLLLFGFLTQAVLKKEKIRAEGHLIFLPLLPKDPRSLMQGDYMILNYDWTFLEKEENVKAPRRGCLVFRIEEELFVPVRLQSSFTDLKVSEFCLQYYRSEYDLKIGAESYFFQEGDADLYAEAKFAGIRFMEKNQNGDKLLVGLYDKNKHLLGRKN; this comes from the coding sequence ATGAAAGAAAAAACAACTCTTATACTTCTTGTAAACTTACTATTGTTATTTGGTTTTCTTACTCAGGCTGTCTTAAAAAAAGAGAAAATCCGTGCTGAAGGTCATTTGATTTTTTTACCACTATTACCCAAAGACCCTAGGTCCTTAATGCAAGGGGACTATATGATTCTTAATTATGATTGGACATTCCTGGAAAAAGAAGAGAATGTAAAAGCGCCGAGACGCGGATGTCTTGTCTTTCGAATTGAAGAAGAACTGTTCGTGCCTGTTCGATTACAATCATCTTTCACTGACCTGAAAGTTTCCGAATTCTGTTTACAATACTATCGAAGTGAATATGATCTGAAAATTGGTGCCGAGTCCTATTTTTTCCAAGAGGGAGATGCTGACCTCTATGCAGAAGCTAAGTTTGCGGGGATACGTTTTATGGAAAAAAACCAAAACGGAGACAAACTATTAGTAGGTTTGTATGACAAAAACAAACATTTATTAGGGAGAAAAAACTAA
- a CDS encoding LIC_12097 family sensor histidine kinase: protein MPENSQSSDSASVEKVAEKARELEAIYDVVQDPLVLIDSDFNIQRANLATILFAKNNKYDELLDRKCYEVLYQRSDICPYCPKINVKAKDKNQTYSTPITREIFFRSEDKKQTLLLEFYPYPKQEDLFWMVEKISDVTKQRDKEEESFRMRNLASLGILISGIAHELNNPLTGISLTLQNLKANWQNQPPEQIEKRLDMIKNDISRAAIIVSDIISFAKTDKVKVTLGDIVETINRAKDTVIRLYPHLSKNIVWRISCDHEYQFPFHPGKMERLFMNLFRNSLQAFDYRPGEISIELRKTKNWLHIIVEDNAGGIPDAIIQKIFDPFFTSNKSGTGTGLGLSICHSIVKEHDGNISVKSIERKTRFTISFPLTNDITEQNP from the coding sequence TTGCCTGAGAATTCACAAAGTAGCGATTCTGCCTCTGTTGAGAAAGTTGCAGAAAAAGCTCGGGAACTAGAAGCAATTTATGATGTGGTCCAAGACCCTCTAGTCCTCATTGACTCAGACTTCAATATCCAAAGGGCAAATTTGGCAACTATCCTATTTGCCAAAAACAATAAATACGATGAATTATTAGATCGCAAATGTTACGAAGTATTGTACCAACGTAGTGACATTTGCCCTTATTGTCCAAAAATCAACGTCAAGGCCAAAGACAAAAACCAGACATATTCCACTCCAATCACTAGAGAAATTTTTTTTCGTTCAGAAGATAAAAAACAAACTCTGCTACTCGAATTTTATCCTTACCCCAAACAAGAAGATCTATTTTGGATGGTGGAAAAAATTTCTGATGTCACCAAACAAAGAGATAAAGAAGAAGAATCATTTCGGATGCGTAACCTAGCTTCACTAGGAATTTTAATTTCAGGTATTGCTCACGAGTTAAATAACCCACTAACGGGAATTAGTCTTACTCTTCAAAATTTAAAAGCCAACTGGCAAAACCAACCGCCAGAACAAATCGAAAAACGATTGGATATGATCAAAAACGATATCTCAAGAGCTGCTATTATTGTTTCTGATATCATTTCGTTTGCAAAAACAGATAAAGTCAAAGTGACACTCGGAGATATAGTGGAAACTATCAACCGAGCCAAAGATACCGTCATTCGTCTTTATCCTCACTTAAGTAAAAACATTGTTTGGCGAATCTCCTGCGATCATGAATACCAATTTCCTTTTCATCCAGGGAAAATGGAACGTCTGTTTATGAATTTATTTCGCAACTCATTGCAAGCCTTTGACTATAGGCCAGGCGAAATCTCAATCGAACTTAGAAAAACTAAAAACTGGTTACATATCATTGTCGAAGACAATGCGGGTGGGATTCCAGATGCCATCATCCAAAAGATTTTTGATCCATTTTTTACGAGTAATAAATCAGGAACAGGAACAGGTCTTGGCCTATCCATCTGCCATTCGATAGTGAAAGAACATGATGGAAATATTTCAGTGAAGTCCATAGAACGAAAAACTCGTTTCACCATTTCCTTTCCTCTCACGAACGATATCACGGAGCAAAATCCATGA
- a CDS encoding LIC_12096 family protein, with protein MEHLPKYRLLLLLSFFSLNLSLFAEPEISEKESRFDKEILSLYREIAKARELLTYEHLTSLPANTTISFIGTYPNRTGIRIRKYKVDPDPQNKNRIKHSEEKSILLEFNGSVLSKVEVLVVTEDTEIEQKTKTKITDTTPLDASLNDMVISFSGIDGSDSFPLSSLRNDDTKEERNDFKKNFYIKFLLDFHSQLASISALQKTGGNKNQKSMFKQLNQSLGY; from the coding sequence ATGGAACACCTTCCGAAGTACCGGCTCCTACTACTCCTTAGTTTTTTCTCGCTAAATCTCAGCCTTTTCGCCGAGCCTGAGATTTCCGAAAAAGAAAGTAGGTTCGATAAGGAAATCCTTAGCCTTTACCGAGAAATCGCTAAAGCTAGGGAACTTCTTACCTACGAACACCTAACTTCCTTACCTGCAAACACTACAATTAGTTTTATAGGAACCTATCCTAATCGGACAGGAATTCGGATCCGTAAATACAAAGTAGATCCAGACCCGCAAAACAAAAACCGAATCAAACACTCTGAAGAAAAATCCATCCTTCTCGAATTCAATGGATCGGTTCTTTCTAAAGTGGAAGTCCTAGTGGTTACTGAAGATACAGAAATCGAACAAAAAACAAAAACAAAAATCACGGATACTACCCCTCTCGATGCTTCATTAAATGATATGGTCATTAGTTTTTCAGGAATTGATGGTAGTGATAGTTTTCCACTTTCCTCTCTTCGTAATGACGATACCAAAGAGGAACGTAACGATTTTAAAAAAAATTTTTATATCAAATTCCTTTTAGATTTTCATAGCCAGTTGGCATCCATTTCCGCCTTACAAAAAACAGGTGGTAATAAAAATCAAAAATCCATGTTCAAACAATTGAACCAGTCATTGGGGTATTGA